The following are from one region of the Myotis daubentonii chromosome 2, mMyoDau2.1, whole genome shotgun sequence genome:
- the CFAP97 gene encoding cilia- and flagella-associated protein 97 isoform X2, protein MDRFRDISEDEVDHSFFDSDFEEAKKSESNSVFGKQNDCPKEKIDKDTVNVNSKFGMQRKENDLAEKGNERKEKIPSEEHPIENDNAQTRNSLSLTTSSRSEKLCNATTGYKIHLTIPDRIPKMVKEGENDYYTDGEESSDDGKKHYVRSKSAKPSSNIKKGISKKYSKSSSSSSLSSSSSSSGADCSTAESDNCTPESSPSLKKHLSGVTHLSPKQKYKPGIKSAGTQPTSTKSKAGDYTEESEDTVTDVTPLSTPDISPVQSFELGTSNHQKVKVKRQENVSQEVYGNVEDFKNNLKSAKKGKEKHGVDLTSKSSVLDSNLDRRHKQKAIHDTMDLNQLLKAFLELDKKRPEKHHLDQPSAAPRRNYSFTREEVRQIDRENQRLLKELSRQAEKPGSKNMIPRRFSHPPKLYHSAVNRQKEQQRIERENLEALPGHLVLPVVSVVRVREQFLTNPVACC, encoded by the exons ATGGATCGTTTCAGAGATATATCAGAAGATGAAGTGGACCATTCTTTCTTTGACAGTGACtttgaagaagcaaagaaaagtgAAAGTAACTCAGTTTTTGGCAAGCAAAATGATTGCCctaaagagaaaatagacaaagATACAGTAAATGTAAACTCGAAATTTGGAatgcagaggaaagaaaatgatcttgctgagaaaggaaatgaaagaaaagagaaaattcctTCAGAAGAACACCCTATAGAAAATGATAATGCACAAACCAGAAATTCTTTATCATTGACAACTTCTTCAAGATCAGAAAAACTGTGTAATGCTACAACAGGATATAAAATACACTTGACCATTCCAGATAGAATTCCCAAAATGGTAAAAGAAGGTGAAAATGATTATTATACAGATGGAGAGGAAAGCAGTGATGATGGGAAAAAACATTATGTCAGGTCCAAGTCAGCTAAACCGTCTAGTAATATCAAAAAAGGCATAAGTAAAAAGTATTCCAAAAGTAGTTCCTCTTCCTCTTTGTCGTCCTCATCTTCAAGTTCAGGTGCAGATTGTTCAACTGCAGAGTCTGATAATTGTACACCTGAATCATCTCCATCACTAAAGAAACATCTCTCTGGTGTAACCCACTTGTCaccaaaacagaaatataaaccaGGAATAAAATCAGCAGGAACACAGCCTACAAGTACTAAATCAAAAGCCGGTGACTACACTGAGGAATCTGAAGATACTGTGACAGATGTCACTCCTTTATCGACCCCAGACATCAGCCCTGTTCAGTCTTTTGAACTGGGCACATCAAACCATCAAAAAGTAAAAgttaaaagacaagaaaatgtgAGTCAAGAAGTGTATGGAaatgttgaggattttaaaaataatttgaaatcagccaaaaaagggaaagaaaaacatggagTAGATCTCACCTCGAAGTCTTCAGTATTAGATTCCAATTTAGACCGTAGACATAAACAAAAAGCCATACATGACACAATGGACCTGAATCAACTCttgaaag CTTTTCTGGAATTGGATAAAAAGAGACCAGAGAAACATCACTTAGATCAGCCTTCAGCAGCACCTAGGAGAAACTACTCTTTCACAAGAGAGGAGGTGAGACAGATTGATCGGGAAAATCAGAGGCTTTTGAAAGAACTGTCAAGACAGGCTGAAAAACCAGGAAGCAAAAATATGATTCCTAGAAGATTTAGTCATCCCCCTAAATTATATCACAGTGCTGTCAACAGacagaaagaacaacaaaggattgaaagagaaaatttg
- the CFAP97 gene encoding cilia- and flagella-associated protein 97 isoform X1 → MDRFRDISEDEVDHSFFDSDFEEAKKSESNSVFGKQNDCPKEKIDKDTVNVNSKFGMQRKENDLAEKGNERKEKIPSEEHPIENDNAQTRNSLSLTTSSRSEKLCNATTGYKIHLTIPDRIPKMVKEGENDYYTDGEESSDDGKKHYVRSKSAKPSSNIKKGISKKYSKSSSSSSLSSSSSSSGADCSTAESDNCTPESSPSLKKHLSGVTHLSPKQKYKPGIKSAGTQPTSTKSKAGDYTEESEDTVTDVTPLSTPDISPVQSFELGTSNHQKVKVKRQENVSQEVYGNVEDFKNNLKSAKKGKEKHGVDLTSKSSVLDSNLDRRHKQKAIHDTMDLNQLLKAFLELDKKRPEKHHLDQPSAAPRRNYSFTREEVRQIDRENQRLLKELSRQAEKPGSKNMIPRRFSHPPKLYHSAVNRQKEQQRIERENLALLKRLEAVKPTVGMKRSEQLMDYHRNMGYLNSSPSLRRARSTLSQYSSLRGASRTSSATSGLSCKSEGAVFDKSSGLLLRPKPPNVRTAWL, encoded by the exons ATGGATCGTTTCAGAGATATATCAGAAGATGAAGTGGACCATTCTTTCTTTGACAGTGACtttgaagaagcaaagaaaagtgAAAGTAACTCAGTTTTTGGCAAGCAAAATGATTGCCctaaagagaaaatagacaaagATACAGTAAATGTAAACTCGAAATTTGGAatgcagaggaaagaaaatgatcttgctgagaaaggaaatgaaagaaaagagaaaattcctTCAGAAGAACACCCTATAGAAAATGATAATGCACAAACCAGAAATTCTTTATCATTGACAACTTCTTCAAGATCAGAAAAACTGTGTAATGCTACAACAGGATATAAAATACACTTGACCATTCCAGATAGAATTCCCAAAATGGTAAAAGAAGGTGAAAATGATTATTATACAGATGGAGAGGAAAGCAGTGATGATGGGAAAAAACATTATGTCAGGTCCAAGTCAGCTAAACCGTCTAGTAATATCAAAAAAGGCATAAGTAAAAAGTATTCCAAAAGTAGTTCCTCTTCCTCTTTGTCGTCCTCATCTTCAAGTTCAGGTGCAGATTGTTCAACTGCAGAGTCTGATAATTGTACACCTGAATCATCTCCATCACTAAAGAAACATCTCTCTGGTGTAACCCACTTGTCaccaaaacagaaatataaaccaGGAATAAAATCAGCAGGAACACAGCCTACAAGTACTAAATCAAAAGCCGGTGACTACACTGAGGAATCTGAAGATACTGTGACAGATGTCACTCCTTTATCGACCCCAGACATCAGCCCTGTTCAGTCTTTTGAACTGGGCACATCAAACCATCAAAAAGTAAAAgttaaaagacaagaaaatgtgAGTCAAGAAGTGTATGGAaatgttgaggattttaaaaataatttgaaatcagccaaaaaagggaaagaaaaacatggagTAGATCTCACCTCGAAGTCTTCAGTATTAGATTCCAATTTAGACCGTAGACATAAACAAAAAGCCATACATGACACAATGGACCTGAATCAACTCttgaaag CTTTTCTGGAATTGGATAAAAAGAGACCAGAGAAACATCACTTAGATCAGCCTTCAGCAGCACCTAGGAGAAACTACTCTTTCACAAGAGAGGAGGTGAGACAGATTGATCGGGAAAATCAGAGGCTTTTGAAAGAACTGTCAAGACAGGCTGAAAAACCAGGAAGCAAAAATATGATTCCTAGAAGATTTAGTCATCCCCCTAAATTATATCACAGTGCTGTCAACAGacagaaagaacaacaaaggattgaaagagaaaatttg gctttattgaagagacttgaAGCCGTGAAACCAACAGTTGGCATGAAACGGTCAGAACAGCTAATGGATTATCATCGCAATATGGGTTATCTCAACTCATCACCATCCTTAAGACGAGCAAGATCGACTCTCAGCCAGTATAGCTCATTAA